From the Lolium rigidum isolate FL_2022 chromosome 2, APGP_CSIRO_Lrig_0.1, whole genome shotgun sequence genome, one window contains:
- the LOC124690041 gene encoding serine/threonine-protein kinase AGC1-5-like, giving the protein MKVMDKGSLVSRNKLSRAQTEREILGLLDHPFLPTLYSHFETDKFFCLLMEFCSGGNLHSLRQKQPNKHFTEHAARFYASEVLLALEYLHMLGVVYRDLKPENVLVREEGHIMLSDFDLSLRCSVSPALVRSPSGRVGGAGGLVHGCKLPRILSSSKTKARKKAAKEKDKDNQQQELVTGDGRKKQAWTSLEFTAEPTAARSMSFVGTHEYLAPEIIRGEGHGSAVDWWTFGVFLYELLHGTTPFKGSGNRATLFNVVGQPLRFPDAPGVSAAARDLIRGLLAKEPQKRLAYRRGAAEVKQHPFFEGVNWALVRSAAPPYVPDVAVEAPAVRVPDKDGGASSQGGTPRSGAAAAGGKASSPHADPSTYVDFEYF; this is encoded by the exons ATGAAGGTGATGGACAAGGGGTCCCTGGTGAGCAGGAACAAGCTGTCCCGGGCGCAGACGGAGCGAGAGATTCTCGGCCTGCTCGACCACCCCTTCCTCCCCACGCTCTACTCCCACTTCGAGACGGATAAGTTCTTCTGCCTCCTCATGGAGTTCTGCAGCGGCGGCAACCTGCACTCGCTCAGGCAGAAGCAGCCAAACAAGCACTTCACCGAGCACGCCGCCAG GTTTTACGCATCCGAAGTGCTGCTTGCCCTGGAGTACCTGCACATGCTGGGCGTGGTGTATCGGGACCTGAAACCGGAGAACGTGCTGGTCAGGGAGGAAGGCCACATCATGCTCTCCGACTTTGATCTCTCCCTCCGCTGCTCCGTCAGCCCGGCGCTGGTGCGCTCCCCGTCGGGCCGTGTCGGCGGCGCTGGCGGCCTCGTCCATGGCTGCAAGCTCCCTCGCATCCTGTCATCGTCCAAGACGAAGGCCAGGAAGAAGGCGGCCAAAGAGAAAGACAAAGACAACCAGCAGCAGGAGCTGGTTACCGGGGACGGCAGGAAGAAGCAGGCGTGGACGTCGCTGGAGTTCACGGCGGAGCCGACGGCGGCGCGGTCCATGTCCTTCGTCGGCACGCACGAGTACCTGGCGCCGGAGATCATCCGGGGCGAGGGACACGGCAGCGCCGTCGACTGGTGGACGTTCGGCGTGTTCCTGTACGAGCTGCTGCACGGCACCACGCCCTTCAAGGGATCGGGAAACCGGGCGACGCTGTTCAACGTCGTCGGCCAGCCGCTGCGGTTCCCGGACGCGCCGGGCGTCAGCGCCGCCGCGAGGGACCTCATCAGGGGCCTGCTGGCCAAGGAGCCGCAGAAGCGTCTCGCGTACCGGCGCGGAGCGGCGGAGGTCAAGCAGCACCCGTTCTTCGAGGGCGTCAACTGGGCGCTGGTCAGGAGCGccgcgccaccctacgtgcccgaCGTCGCCGTGGAAGCCCCCGCCGTGCGAGTCCCAGACAAGGATGGAGGCGCGTCGTCGCAAGGCGGCACGCCGAGGAGCGGCGCCGCTGCGGCCGGTGGGAAGGCCAGCTCGCCTCACGCTGATCCGTCGACGTACGTTGATTTCGAGTACTTTTAG